The Microbacterium sp. zg-Y1090 sequence CGACGCATGCACGGCGGCAGCTGTGCTCGCGCAGCCGCTGCACCAGCGTGCGGGCTGCGGCGTCCAGTTCCGCGCGCTCCCCGGTGATGCCCATCGTCGAGACGGTGTAGACGAAGCCCGTGGATGCCTGGACGATGAGGTCCAGGCGTTCGTCGGTGGAGGTGGGCGCAGCCAGGAACACGCGGTCGAGGCCGGTGCGCTCGGAAGCGGCGATCCACTCGGCTGCGGCGTCGGGGGTGATGTCGGGCGTGATGAGGCCCGCTCCCCCGGCGGCGAGGAGATCGTCGGCGTAGCGGTCGACGCCGTACTGCATGACCGGGTTCCAGTAGGTCATCACCAGCACCGGCACATCGACGCGCGCGGTGATCTCACGCACCGCGGTGAAGATGTCCCGCAGGCGGAAGCCGCCGGCGAGGGCCGCCTGGGTCGCTTCCTGGATGACCGTGCCGTCCATCACCGGATCGGAGTAGGGCGGACCGAGTTCGAGGATGTCGGCGCCGTTCTCGGCGAGGGTGACAGCGGCCTCGATGCTCGTCTGCAGGTCGGGGAAGCCCAGCGGCAGATAGCCCACGAACGCCGTGCGCCCTGCGGCAGCGGCGGCGTCGATTGCGGCGGCGACGCGAGAGGTCACAGCTCGATCCCCTCTCCGGAGGCGGCTTCGTCCTCGGGCGGTGTGACGACGGGCGCCGGGGCCTCGTCGCTGTAGAGCCCGAACCAGCGGGCGGCCGTGTCCATGTCCTTGTCGCCGCGGCCCGACAGGCTCACGGCGATGACGGCATCCGGGCCGAGTTCACGGCCGAGGCGCATCGCGCCCGCGAGGGCGTGCGCGGACTCGATCGCGGGGATGATCCCCTCGGTGCGGCTGAGCAGGCGCAGTGCTTCCATCGCCTCGGCGTCGGTGGCCGGGATGTACTCGGCGCGGCCGATCGACGACAGCCAGGCGTGCGCGGGTCCGACACCGGGATAGTCGAGCCCGGCCGAGATCGAGTGCGACTCCACGGTCTGGCCGTCTTCGTCCTGCAGCACGAACGTCTTCGCACCGTGCAGCACGCCGGGACGACCGCGTTCGATGGATGCCGCGTGGCGCGGCGTGTCCACGCCGTCGCCGGCCGCCTCCACACCGTAGAGGCGCACGCCCTCGTCGTCGAGGAACGCGTCGAACATGCCGATCGCGTTGGAGCCGCCGCCCACG is a genomic window containing:
- the trpA gene encoding tryptophan synthase subunit alpha is translated as MTSRVAAAIDAAAAAGRTAFVGYLPLGFPDLQTSIEAAVTLAENGADILELGPPYSDPVMDGTVIQEATQAALAGGFRLRDIFTAVREITARVDVPVLVMTYWNPVMQYGVDRYADDLLAAGGAGLITPDITPDAAAEWIAASERTGLDRVFLAAPTSTDERLDLIVQASTGFVYTVSTMGITGERAELDAAARTLVQRLREHSCRRACVGIGISTPDQVAGVGAYADGAIVGTALVRALRDGGLDALAATARALTSGSAAHAN